In Dermacentor silvarum isolate Dsil-2018 chromosome 2, BIME_Dsil_1.4, whole genome shotgun sequence, the following proteins share a genomic window:
- the LOC119441681 gene encoding uncharacterized protein LOC119441681, which produces MHHRSTWCAILVLTIGVVYGHTSVTNVTETSYDMGEEAQKLGQVLKEFSRRLMVVLRSQSSIDDEELCGKYKDIISQALEAVKDLDPFEPGKMQQARDAIEGILLRNQERTAFEDMDLFGSFMKVVGDDITDIGQRFIDRGIHLCGNIVIEDGLTDFEKENFKYCANVFKLSSMQNWKE; this is translated from the exons ATGCATCATCGATCTACTTGGTGTGCAATTCTTGTTCTGACGATTG GTGTTGTTTACGGGCACACCTCTGTTACCAACGTCACTGAGACAAGTTACGACATGGGCGAAGAAGCGCAGAAACTTGGTCAAGTTTTGAAGGAGTTCAGCAGAAGGCTGATGGTCGTCCTTAGGAGCCAGTCAAGCATTGATGACGAG GAACTTTGTGGCAAGTATAAGGACATCATCTCCCAGGCCCTTGAGGCTGTCAAAGACCTCGATCCCTTCGAACCTGGAAAGATGCAACAAGCGCGCGACGCCATAGAAGGCATCCTTCTAAGAAATCAAGAAAGGACTGCCTTCGAGGACATGGACCTGTTTGGTTCTTTCATGAAGGTTGTCGGAGATGACATCACTGACATCGGCCAAAGGTTCATTGACCGAGGCATCCACCTGTGCGGAAACATTGTTATTGAAGATGGGCTGACAGACTTTGAAAAGGAAAACTTTAAATACTGCGCCAACGTCTTCAAATTGAGTTCAATGCAAAACTGGAAAGAATAA